In one Amia ocellicauda isolate fAmiCal2 chromosome 2, fAmiCal2.hap1, whole genome shotgun sequence genomic region, the following are encoded:
- the pex2 gene encoding peroxisome biogenesis factor 2 isoform X2 produces the protein MEDSSSTLTPVLRISQLDAFELDTALEQLVWSQFTQCFQHFKPGHLTPFEPELKAFLQLLLWRFTIYSQSATVGQALLNIRYKNDLSQAQKYQPMSRQQKLRYAVFNIGEKWLQERSHSLFLSCPTESVIHKARHLFTFLNGFMKVASLLNFLVFLQKGRFPTLTERFLGVRAVFSRPQSVREVGFEYMNRELLWHGFAEFLIFLFPLINTRKLKSSICSLFSPLEGLRVSDASQAAHCKECALCGEWPTMPHTIGCSHVFCYYCVKSNAIADMYLACPKCGMEVQKIEPVKLHIEMTEFHER, from the coding sequence ATGGAAGACAGTTCAAGCACTTTAACTCCAGTCCTCAGAATAAGTCAGCTTGATGCTTTTGAGTTGGATACAGCTTTAGAACAGCTTGTTTGGTCACAGTTCACCCAGTGTTTTCAGCATTTTAAACCTGGACATTTAACCCCTTTTGAACCAGAGCTAAaagcatttcttcagctgcttCTGTGGAGATTCACCATCTATTCCCAGAGTGCCACAGTTGGGCAAGCTCTACTCAACATCAGATATAAAAATGATCTCTCCCAGGCTCAGAAGTATCAGCCAATGAGTCGACAGCAGAAACTGAGATATGCAGTCTTTAACATTGGAGAAAAGTGGCTTCAGGAGAGATCTCACAGCCTGTTCCTCAGTTGTCCTACAGAATCTGTTATTCACAAAGCCAGGCACTTATTTACCTTTCTGAATGGATTCATGAAAGTTGCAAGTCTACTGAACTTCCTCGTCTTTCTTCAAAAAGGAAGATTCCCCACCTTGACAGAACGATTTCTAGGAGTGCGAGCTGTTTTCAGTAGACCTCAAAGTGTCCGTGAAGTTGGGTTTGAGTACATGAACCGAGAGCTGTTATGGCATGGCTTTGCTGAGTttcttattttccttttccctCTCATTAACACACGGAAGCTTAAATCAAGTATTTGCTCCCTGTTTTCACCTCTGGAAGGCTTAAGAGTCAGTGATGCCTCACAAGCTGCACATTGCAAAGAATGTGCACTTTGTGGTGAGTGGCCAACAATGCCACACACTATTGGCTGTAGTCATGTCTTCTGCTACTACTGTGTCAAAAGCAATGCCATTGCAGACATGTACCTGGCTTGTCCCAAATGTGGCATGGAGGTACAGAAAATCGAACCTGTGAAACTACATATTGAAATGACTGAATTTCATGAAAGATGA
- the pex2 gene encoding peroxisome biogenesis factor 2 isoform X1, with the protein MDDTGGDQRFMEDSSSTLTPVLRISQLDAFELDTALEQLVWSQFTQCFQHFKPGHLTPFEPELKAFLQLLLWRFTIYSQSATVGQALLNIRYKNDLSQAQKYQPMSRQQKLRYAVFNIGEKWLQERSHSLFLSCPTESVIHKARHLFTFLNGFMKVASLLNFLVFLQKGRFPTLTERFLGVRAVFSRPQSVREVGFEYMNRELLWHGFAEFLIFLFPLINTRKLKSSICSLFSPLEGLRVSDASQAAHCKECALCGEWPTMPHTIGCSHVFCYYCVKSNAIADMYLACPKCGMEVQKIEPVKLHIEMTEFHER; encoded by the coding sequence ATGACACTGGAGGAGACCAGCGTTTCATGGAAGACAGTTCAAGCACTTTAACTCCAGTCCTCAGAATAAGTCAGCTTGATGCTTTTGAGTTGGATACAGCTTTAGAACAGCTTGTTTGGTCACAGTTCACCCAGTGTTTTCAGCATTTTAAACCTGGACATTTAACCCCTTTTGAACCAGAGCTAAaagcatttcttcagctgcttCTGTGGAGATTCACCATCTATTCCCAGAGTGCCACAGTTGGGCAAGCTCTACTCAACATCAGATATAAAAATGATCTCTCCCAGGCTCAGAAGTATCAGCCAATGAGTCGACAGCAGAAACTGAGATATGCAGTCTTTAACATTGGAGAAAAGTGGCTTCAGGAGAGATCTCACAGCCTGTTCCTCAGTTGTCCTACAGAATCTGTTATTCACAAAGCCAGGCACTTATTTACCTTTCTGAATGGATTCATGAAAGTTGCAAGTCTACTGAACTTCCTCGTCTTTCTTCAAAAAGGAAGATTCCCCACCTTGACAGAACGATTTCTAGGAGTGCGAGCTGTTTTCAGTAGACCTCAAAGTGTCCGTGAAGTTGGGTTTGAGTACATGAACCGAGAGCTGTTATGGCATGGCTTTGCTGAGTttcttattttccttttccctCTCATTAACACACGGAAGCTTAAATCAAGTATTTGCTCCCTGTTTTCACCTCTGGAAGGCTTAAGAGTCAGTGATGCCTCACAAGCTGCACATTGCAAAGAATGTGCACTTTGTGGTGAGTGGCCAACAATGCCACACACTATTGGCTGTAGTCATGTCTTCTGCTACTACTGTGTCAAAAGCAATGCCATTGCAGACATGTACCTGGCTTGTCCCAAATGTGGCATGGAGGTACAGAAAATCGAACCTGTGAAACTACATATTGAAATGACTGAATTTCATGAAAGATGA